A DNA window from Jaculus jaculus isolate mJacJac1 chromosome 1, mJacJac1.mat.Y.cur, whole genome shotgun sequence contains the following coding sequences:
- the LOC101617735 gene encoding olfactory receptor 1052-like, whose product MADVNLTFVTEFILLGLTDRPGLKVFLFILFLVIYVISLVGNVGMIILIQITPKLHTPMYYFLSCLSLVDACYSSVFAPKMLLNFFVIRETISFSACIVQYFLFVSLLTTEGFLLAAMAYDRYVAIANPLLYTVAMTKIVCIVLVFGSCIGGIINSLTHTIGLVKLSFCGPNVISHFFCDLPPLLKLSCSDTSMNELLLLIFSGIIAMITFLTVVISYIFIVAAILRIRSAAGRHRAFSTCASHLTAVTLFYGSISFSYIQPSSQYSLEQEKVVSVFYTLVIPMLNPLIYSLRNSEVKDAVKRAIEMKHFPC is encoded by the coding sequence ATGGCTGATGTCAACCTCACATTTGTTACTGAGTTTATCCTTTTGGGACTGACAGATCGCCCTGGGCTGAAAGTGTTCCTTTTCATCTTATTTCTGGTGATCTACGTCATCTCATTAGTTGGAAATGTAGGGATGATCATTCTAATCCAAATAACTCCCAAGCTCCACACACCCATGTACTACTTCCTCAGCTGCCTGTCACTCGTTGATGCCTGCTATTCTTCAGTGTTTGCTCCAAAAATGCTGTTGAACTTCTTTGTAATAAGAGAGACCATCTCCTTCTCTGCATGCATTGTGCAGTATTTCTTATTTGTGTCACTACTCACCACTGAGGGCTTTTTGCTTGCAGCCATGGCTTATGACCGGTATGTTGCCATTGCAAACCCCTTACTTTATACAGTGGCTATGACAAAAATAGTTTGTATTGTGCTGGTATTTGGATCATGCATAGGAGGTATAATCAATTCACTGACACACACTATTGGCTTAGTAAAGCTGTCCTTCTGTGGGCCAAATGTCATCAGTCACTTCTTCTGTGACCTTCCCCCGCTGCTGAAGCTGTCCTGTTCGGACACATCCATGAATGAACTGTTGCTGTTAATCTTCTCTGGCATTATCGCCATGATCACCTTCTTGACTGTGGTCATCTCCTACATCTTCATTGTTGCCGCCATCCTGAGGATCCGCTCAGCAGCAGGCCGACACAGAGCCTTCTCCACCTGCGCCTCGCATCTAACAGCAGTGACCTTATTCTATGGCTCCATAAGCTTCAGTTACATTCAGCCGAGCTCTCAGTACTCCTTAGAACAGGAAAAAGTGGTATCTGTGTTTTATACTCTGGTGATTCCCATGCTAAACCCACTGATTTACAGCTTACGAAATAGCGAAGTAAAAGATGCTGTGAAAAGGGCTATTGAGATGAAACATTTTCCTTGTTAA
- the LOC101617449 gene encoding olfactory receptor 1052-like, producing MADQNISVVTEFVLLGLTQNAELNVVLFVLFLLIYIITVASNLGVITMTLATSQLHSTKYFFLSHLAFLDFCYSSVFIPKMLMNYLTGQKVISHHGCLLQYSFVSLFLTTECFLLAAMAYDRYLAICQPLHYKSVMTPTVCVYLVAACYLLGCASSLTHLSSLLSLSFCGPNVINHYFCDIPLLFQLSCSDTHGSEVLFIALSGATSVSTFLIVSGSYLGILISVLKMHSKRGRYRALSTCASHLTVVTLFYGTVIFTYLGTSSSYPQDRVKVLSVFYTLLLPILNLLIYSIRNQDAKEAMKRIIKRKIFAQ from the coding sequence ATGGCTGATCAAAATATCAGTGTGGTGACTGAGTTTGTCCTCCTGGGCCTGACTCAAAATGCTGAGCTGAATGTAGTCCTCTTTGTGCTGTTTCTCTTGATCTACATCATCACTGTGGCAAGCAACCTGGGGGTAATCACAATGACTCTGGCTACCTCCCAGCTTCATTCAACTAAGTACTTTTTCCTCAGCCACTTGGCTTTCTTGGATTTCTGTTATTCCTCAGTCTTTATTCCTAAAATGCTGATGAACTACTTGACAGGACAGAAAGTCATCTCCCACCATGGTTGCCTCCTGCAGTACTCCTTTGTCAGCCTGTTCCTGACTACAGAGTGCTTCCTCTTGGCTGCAATGGCCTATGATAGATACCTTGCCATCTGCCAGCCACTGCATTATAAGAGTGTCATGACCCCCACTGTCTGTGTCTACCTGGTGGCTGCTTGTTACCTCCTGGGTTGTGCCAGCTCACTCACCCATCTGAGCAGCCTGCTCAGCTTGTCTTTCTGTGGGCCAAATGTCATCAACCATTATTTCTGTGATATTCCACTGCTCTTCCAGCTTTCCTGCTCTGACACCCATGGCAGTGAGGTTTTATTCATTGCTCTCTCTGGGGCAACATCGGTGAGCACCTTTCTGATAGTAAGTGGTTCCTACCTTGGAATTCTCATCAGTGTCCTGAAAATGCACTCCAAGAGAGGAAGATACAGAGCCTTGTCCACATGTGCCTCCCACCTAACAGTGGTGACACTCTTCTACGGAACAGTGATATTTACTTATCTGGGAACCAGTTCGAGCTATCCACAGGATAGAGTTAAAGTCCTGTCTGTGTTTTACACCCTATTGCTGCCAATACTCAACCTTTTAATATACAGCATTAGAAACCAAGATGCCAAAGAAGCCATGAAAAGAATAATCAAGAGGAAAATATTTGCTCAATGA